The stretch of DNA ATCGAGTTGCGCATGCGCAGCCATTACGAAGAGCGCTACGGGAAAAACTTCATTCCCAAGGACATGACCATCCAGGATTTCGGCGTCAGCTATGAAGAGCTGGAACCATTCTTCGACTATGCCGAAAAAGTCTTCGGCACCTCCGGGCAAGCCTGGACGGTGAAGGGCCAGTTGGTGGGCGAAGGCAAGGGCGGCAACCCTTACGCACCGGATCGCTCCAATCACTTCCCGCTGGAATCGCAGAAGAACACCGTCTCTGCACAGCTGTTCCAGAAGGCCGCCACGGCCGTGGGGTACAAGCCCTACAACCTGCCTTCCGCGAATACATCGGGGCCGTACACCAACCCTTACGGCGCCCAGATGGGCCCGTGCAACTTCTGCGGCTTCTGCAGCGGTTATGTCTGCTACATGTATTCCAAGGCTTCGCCGAACGTGAACATCCTGCCGGCCTTGCGCCAGGAACCCAAGTTCGAACTGCGGCCCAACTCCCACGTGCTGAAGGTCAATCTCGACAGCACCAGGAGCAAGGCGACCGGCGTGACGTATGTCGACGCCCAGGGGCGGGAATGCGAGCAGCCGGCGGACCTGGTGATCCTCGGTTCCTTCCAGTTCAACAACGTGCGCCTGATGCTGCTGTCGGGCATCGGCAAACCCTACGACCCGATCTCCGGTGAGGGCGTGGTGGGCCGCAACTTCGCCTACCAGAACATGGCCACCATCAAGGCGTTCTTCGACAAGGACGTGCACACCAACAACTTTATCGGTGCCGGCGGCAATGGCGTGGCGGTCGATGACTTCAACGCCGACAACTTCGACCATGGGCCTCACGGCTTTGTGGGCGGCTCGCCGATGTGGGTCAACCAGGCGGGCAGCCGGCCGATTGCGGGCACCTCCAACCCGCCGGGCACGCCGGCCTGGGGCAGCGCGTGGAAGCGCGCCACGGCTGATTACTACACCCATCAGGTGTCGATGGATGCCCATGGCGCCCACCAATCCTACCGTGGCAACTACCTCGACCTGGACCCGGTTTACCGCGATGCCTACGGCCTGCCGCTGCTGCGCATGACCTTCGACTGGCAGGAAAACGACATCAAGATGAACCGCTTCATGGTCGAAAAAATGAGCAAGATCGCCGAAGCGATGAACCCCAAGGCGATTGCCTTGCTGGGCAAAAAGGTGGGCGAGCACTTCAACACCGCGTCCTACCAGACCACCCACCTCAACGGTGGCGCGATCATGGGCACCGACCCGAAAACCAGTGCCTTGAACCGCTACCTGCAGTGCTGGGACGTACACAACGTGTTTGTCCCGGGCGCTTCCGCGTTCCCACAAGGCTTGGGCTACAACCCTACGGGCCTGGTGGCGGCGCTGACCTACTGGTCGGCGCGGGCAATTCGCGAGCAGTACCTGAAAAACCCCGGCCCACTGGTTCAGGCATAAGGAGCGATGACCATGAAAGCATTTGTTATCGCGTCCCTGGCTTTGTTCAGCAGCTGCTCGGTGAGTGCGGCTGAAACCGATCTGGTCAAACAGGGTGAATACCTGGCTCGCGCCGGTGACTGTGTGGCCTGCCACACCGCCAAGGGCGGCAAACCGTTCGCCGGTGGCCTGCCGATGGAAACCCCGATCGGCACCATCTACTCCACCAACATCACCCCGGACAAAACCGGCCTGGGCGACTACAGCTTCGAAGACTTCGACCAGGCCGTGCGCCATGGCGTCGCCAAGAACGGTAGTACGCTTTACCCGGCGATGCCCTACCCGTCTTACGCGCGGGTCAGCGAAAGCGACATGCAGGCGTTGTACGCGTACTTCATGAAGGGCGTGGAGCCGGTGGCGCAGGTGAACAAGGACAGCGACATTCCCTGGCCGTTGAGCATGCGCTGGCCGTTGGCCGGATGGCGCTGGATGTTTGCGCCCAAGGTCGAGGACTACCAGGCCCAGGCGGGCGCCGATCCGGTGATCAGCCGTGGCGCTTATCTGGTAGAGGGCCTTGGCCACTGCGGTGCCTGCCATACGCCACGGGCCCTGACTATGCAGGAAAAATCCCTGAGTGCGTCGGATGGCAGCGCTTTCCTGTCCGGCAGTGCGCCGCTGGAAGGCTGGATTGCCAAGAGCCTGCGGGGCGACCACAAGGACGGCCTGGGTAGCTGGAGCGAGGAGCAACTGGTGCAATTCCTCAAGACCGGGCGCAGTGATCGCAGCGCGGTGTTTGGCGGCATGAGCGACGTTGTGGTCCACAGCATGCAGTACATGTCGGAAGAGGATCTGACGGCTATCGCCCGTTACCTCAAGAGCTTGCCGGCGGTGGATCCCAAGGATCAGCCGCACCAGTACGACAAGCAGGTCGCCGACGCGCTGTGGAAGGGTGATGACAGCAAGCCGGGTGCCTCGGTGTACATCGACAACTGCGCGGCGTGCCACCGTACCGACGGCCACGGCTACACCCGCGTGTTCCCGGCGCTGGCGGGCAACCCGGTATTGCAGACGGCGGATGCGACGTCGCTGATCAACATCGTGTTGAACGGCGGCACGTTGCCGGCGACGCATACGGCACCTTCGACCTTCACCATGCCGGCGTTTGCCTGGCGGCTGTCGGATCAGGAAGTGGCGGATGTCGTCAGTTTCGTTCGGGACAGTTGGGGTAATAAGGGAGAGACTGTAAAGGCTTCGCAAGTGAAAGACTTGCGAAAAGATGCAGTAACTACCGAAGCTGATCAAACTTCAGAGAAGTAGTGTCAGTTGCCAGGTTTATAGTTTTATATATAAGCCTGGCAACTAGCCGATTAATTATCGAGGGGCGCAGCTTTTTACAAAGCTATTCGCCATGTTCAGGAAGATGGTCTTGTCCTGTTCATCGAAGTCGCCGTCGTTATCCAGGTCGGTGGTGGAGGAAGTGGTGTCGTAGTGCCCGTCCCTGTTGGAGGAAGAGGCATACATGGCGTAGGACAGTTTACCGTCGGTAAAGCGCTCCATTAATACTTCCGGGCTGTTATCTTTTTCAAAGTCTTCGCATGTAAAGCGTAGTTCATCCTGAGACATAAATATCCTGTAGGTGGTAATGAGTTAAGTTGTGATCATAGCGATGTGTTAATAACTTTATCCATGTCACATATGTCGCGATTTATTTCTTGTTTGGTTACATGTAGGAAGGTGTCATTCCGTTCGTGCGAAGGTCGATGCTAGACCGCGCCGCCCAGTGGTGCTGGTGAAAAGCGATCTTCTCGAATACTGTATATGGATACAGTTTATGAGGTCTGACTATGAATGTCCCTTTGCCGCCTCGCGGGCGCGGCACGGCCACCAACCTGCACAACCGTTTTGCGCCCACCGTCAGCGTGGCGGAAGACGACGGTTGGTATCAGGAAGTGCCACAGACCCAGGGCACCGAAGTCCGTATCGAAACCGCGAAAACCATCATTACCCGCAACAGCTCGCCGGATATCCCGTTTGACCGGGCGATCAACCCGTATCGCGGCTGCGAGCATGGTTGTATCTACTGCTATGCGCGGCCCAGTCACGCGTATTGGGACCTGTCGCCGGGGCTGGACTTCGAAACCAAGCTGATCGCCAAGACCAACGCCGCCGACGTGCTTGAGCAGCAACTGTCGAAACCGGGCTACACCTGCGCGCCGATCAACCTGGGCTCCAACACCGACCCGTACCAGCCCATCGAGCGCGAGTACAAGATCACCCGGCAAACCCTCGAAGTGCTGCTGCGCTACCGTCATCCGGTGACGATCATTACCAAGGGCTCGCTGATCCTGCGGGACCTCGACCTGCTGACCGAGTTGGCGCAGCAGCGGCTGGTGGCGGTGATGATCAGCCTCACCAGCCTGGACGATGAACTCAAGCGCATCCTCGAACCGCGCACGGCTGCGCCCAAGGCCCGGCTGCGGGCGATCCGGGTGATGCGTGAGGCGGGGATCCCGGTGGGCGTGCTGTGTTCGCCGATGATCCCGATGATCAACGACAGCGAGCTGGAAAGCCTGCTGGCCGAAGCTCATGCCGCGGGGGCACAGAGTGCGGCGTACATGATGCTGCGTTTGCCTTTGGAAGTGGCGCCGCTGTTTGAGGAATGGCTGTCGGCCCATTACCCGCAGCGCGCGGCCCATGTGATGAGCCTGGTGCGGCAGGTGCGCGGCGGTGAGGTCTACGACAGCCGCTTCGGTGTACGCATGCGTGGCGAAGGGCCGTTTGCCGATTTGCTGGCGCAACGTTTCGCCAAGGCGATCAAACGATTGGGGCTCAACCGGCGGGAAGGGTTTAATCTGGACTGCACGGCGTTTTGTCCGCCGGGCAGACAGATGGCTTTATTGTAAACTGCCGGATAAGCATACTTTTCTGTAGCAATAGTCGCGTTTTGATATCACTGAAAGCCCCGATCTAGAGCGGCTCATTCAGTTTGAGTTAAGTTTCGGCGGGTACCTTGTTCATCGAGTGACTAATGAGTCGGCGCTTCAGTTTGGGCGCCGGCCGCACTGGAAAACTCCCCTGCTCCAACCAAGAGGATGAATTATGAGTGACAAGGATAAACAGCCGTTGGCTGCGTCGGCTTCAGCCCCTCACGAGGCGGAATCCGCCGATGCAGCGCTGCAGCACATCGTTGAAGGCTTTTTGCATTTCCATAACGAGATCTTCCCCCAGCAGGAAGAGCTCTTCAAAAAACTCGCCACGGCCCAGAGCCCGCGGGCGATGTTCATTACCTGCGCCGACTCGCGCATCGTTCCCGAGCTGATCACCCATAGCTCCCCTGGGGATTTGTTCGTGACCCGTAACGTCGGTAACGTCGTGCCGCCTTATGGGCAGATGAACGGCGGTGTTTCAACGGCTATTGAGTACGCGGTACTGGCCCTTGGTGTGCAGCACATCATCATTTGCGGCCACTCCGACTGCGGCGCCATGCGCGCGGTGCTCAACCCCCAAAGCCTGGAAAAAATGCCCACGGTAAAGGCCTGGCTGCGCCACGCCGAGGTCGCCAAGACCATGGTCCAGGACAACTGCGATTGCGCCAACGAACACGAAAGCATGCACGTGCTGACCGAAGAAAACGTGATCGCCCAACTGCAGCACCTGCGCACTCATCCCTCCGTGGCCTCGCGCATGGCCAACGGGCATTTGTTTATCCATGGCTGGGTCTACGACATCGAGACCAGCGAAATCAGGGCCTACGATGCGGATCAGGCAGCGTTCCTGCCCTTGAACGGTACCCAGCCGATTCCATCCGCGACGCCTAAAGCGCGCTTCTAAAACAATCCCCTGTCGGGTAACGCGATGGCTGCCGTTCGAGCAGCCAGGCCTTGCCACGCCCGGCGAATGCCTCGGGAGAGTCATTATGCGTGCTGCTCAATTGAAAGCTGTGCTGCCACGGGAGCTGCTGGCTTCCGTGGTTGTGTTTCTGGTCGCCCTGCCGCTGTGCATGGGGATCGCCATCGCGTCCGGAATGCCTCCGGCCAAAGGCTTGATCACCGGGATCATCGGTGGCCTGGTGGTCGGTTGGCTGGCGGGGTCGCCGTTGCAAGTCAGCGGTCCGGCGGCAGGTTTGGCGGTGTTGGTGTTCGAACTGGTTCGCCAGCATGGCATGGCCATGCTCGGGCCGATCCTGTTGCTGGCGGGCTTCCTGCAATTGGTGGCCGGGCGTTTGCGCCTGGGCTGCTGGTTCCGCGTGACTGCGCCTGCAGTGGTGTACGGGATGCTGGCGGGGATCGGGGTGCTGATTGTCCTGTCGCAAGTACACGTGATGCTCGACGGTGTGCCAAAGCCCTCGGGGCTGGATAACCTTGCCGGCTTCCCTGCGGCACTGATCCAGGCGATCCCCACATTGGGCGGCGGGCTCGGCTGGCAGGCCGGTTTGCTCGGGCTGTCGACGATTATGGTGATGTGGCTGTGGGACAAGTTCCGCCCGCAAAAACTGCGCTTCGTCCCCGGCGCCCTGCTCGGCGTGGGTCTGGCGACAGCCACCAGCCTGGTGCTGGCGTTGCAGGTCAAGCGGGTGGAGGTGCCGGAAAACCTCGCGGATGCCATCGATTGGCTGCGCCCCAGCGACCTGCTGAACCTGGCGGATCCCAATCTGTTGATCGCCGCGTTCGCCGTGGCATTTATCGCCAGCGCTGAAACGCTGCTTTCGGCGGCGGCAGTCGACCGTATGCACAGTGGCCAGCGTTCCGACTTCGACAAGGAATTGTCGGCACAAGGCGTGGGCAACATGCTGTGTGGCCTGGTCGGCGCCCTGCCGATGACCGGTGTGATCGTGCGCAGTTCGGCCAACGTCCAGGCCGGCGCTACCACGCGTTTGTCGGCGATGTTCCACGGCTTGTGGCTGCTGGCGTTCGTGCTGTTGCTGTCCAGTGTGCTGCAAAGCATTCCGGTGGCAAGCCTGGCGGGTGTGCTGGTGTACACCGGGATCAAGCTCGTGGACATGAAGGCGTTTCGTGGCCTGGCGCGCTACGGGCGAATGCCGATGTTTACCTACGCGGCGACGGCGCTGGCGATCATCTTTACCGACCTGCTGACGGGTGTGTTGGTGGGCTTCGGGTTGACGCTGGTGAAGCTGGCGTTCAAGGCCTCACGCTTGAAGATAAGCCTGATCGACCTGCCGCAGGAGGGCGAGATGGAGCTGCGATTGACGGGGGCCGGGACCTTTCTCAAGGTGCCTGCATTGACCCAGGTGCTGTCGACGGTACCCGCCGGGACCACCTTGCATGTGCCGCTCAGTAACCTGAGTTATATCGACCACTCCTGCCTTGAGCTATTGGAGGAATGGGGTCGGGCCAATGCGGCCAAGGGCTCGAAGCTGATGATCGAGGCGCGGGGGTTGAAGCGCAGGTTGGAAGGACGGGTAAGAACGACGACCGGAATAGGCTCGGCGCCGTCTGTTGGCTGACGAAACCGGATCAAAATGTGGGAGCGGGCTTGCTCGCGAAGGCGCAGTGTCAGTCACTGAATGTGTTTCTGATACACCGCTTTCGCGAGCAAGCCCGCTCCCACATTGGATCTTTGCAAGCCGGCAAATCTAAGCTGGCTGGTCCAGCTCAAGACCCACGCCCAACTGCCGCGACAGGCACGGCCAGCGCTTCCAAGCCGCTTCCGTGTCCGGGCTCTTGAGCTTGTCGCGGTAGGCTTCGACCGACTCCAGCGCAAAACTCTCCTCGTTAAGCATCTCATCCACCGCGTGGTGCACCGCCTCATCCAGCTGATTGGCAAACGCCTCGCCGATCAATTGGTGGGCAATCACGTTCGCCACAGTGGTATCCAGCGGAATCAACGGCTGGCCGAAGTGCTTGATATACAGATCGTTGACCTCTTCCACCAGGCGATGCGCCAGGTAAGCCTCATCCAGCAAACCGTCCAGGCCTTCATGCCCGGCCAGGATCGCCGGCGGCTGCAGGAAGAAATGCTCGGCGATTTTCAGCACCGGTTTGATCTGGCTTTCAATACCGGCTTCGCGGGCGACATCGTTGGCCGCGTCCAGCAGATCGGGGACCTGGTCGATGTAGGCGCTTACAAAACGCGTCATCACGCCCTTGGCGTCGACGTCAGGCACGGAAATCGCCGGGTGCAGGTGCGGTAACTGAACTTCCAGCTGCTGAGCAAGCTGGCCAGTGCTGGATTCGTGTTGATGGGCACGGGAAATCTGCTCGCGCAATGCGGCGGTGTTCATGAAAGCTCCAGTGATGCAGGCGTAGGAAATAGGGAGAGCATAAGGTAGCTCGTTTATACGAGAGCCTAAGACGCATTTGTCATAATTATTTCATGGTTATGCGCTGGCGTTATATCAAATTGCCATCGTTCGTCGGATAACGCGCGCCACCGGTCCTGTTGTGTGGTCCGTTTCCTCATTTTCGTTCATTTGCCCGATCACATTGCGGGGTGGCGGTCGCTGTCTATACTCGATTTTGTACGCAATTAGCTGATGACGCCCGACTGCATGAGCAGGCAAGGCCTGGCGGTTGTAAGCAGTATGGAAGCCGCTCCCTTGGCCGCAGGTGCAAACCGGCGGGATAACAAGAATGATAAGGGGAACCCGCAATGACGCGACATCCACATGTTTGGATGGGCCTCCTGTTGTGGTCAGTATTCGGCCAGGCGCAAGCCGCCTGGACAACGAATATGGCGCCAGGGGCCACTGAAGTCAGTCACGCCGTGTTTGACCTGCACATGACCATTTTCTGGATTTGTGTGGCGATTGGCATCGTCGTGTTTGGCGCGATGTTCTGGTCGATGATCGTTCACCGGCGCTCCACGGGACAGGTGGCAGCCAAGTTCCACGAGAGTACGACGGTGGAGATTCTCTGGACCGTGGTGCCCTTGCTGATCCTGGTGGCGATGGCCATTCCGGCCACCAAGACGCTGATCAACATCTACGACAGCACTGAGTCGGATATCGATATCCAGGTCACCGGCTACCAGTGGAAGTGGCATTACAAATACCTGGGCCAGGATGTCGAGTTCTTCAGCAACCTGGCCACGCCCGCCGAGCAGATCCATAACCAGGCCGTCAAAGGCGAGCATTACCTGTTGGAAGTCGACCAGCCGCTGGTGCTGCCGGTGGGCGCCAAGGTGCGTTTCCTGGTGACCGCTGCAGACGTGATTCACTCCTGGTGGGTGCCGGCGTTTGCGGTGAAGCGTGATGCGATTCCCGGCTTCGTCAACGAGGCCTGGACCCGCATCGAAAAGCCCGGCATCTATCGCGGCCAGTGCGCTGAACTGTGCGGCAAGGACCACGGCTTCATGCCCATCGTGGTGGAGGTCAAATCCAAGGCCGACTACGACACCTGGCTCGGCGAGCGTAAGGAAGAGGCCGCCAAGCTCAAGGAGCTGACCTCCAAGGAATGGACCCTGGATGAGCTGGTGGCTCGTGGCGACAAGATCTACCACACCACCTGCGTCGCCTGTCACCAGGCCGAAGGCCAGGGCCTGCCGCCGATGTTCCCGGCGCTCAAGGGCTCACCTATTGCCACCGGGCCCAAGGAAGACCACCTGCACCGCGTGTACTTCGGCAAGCCCGGCACCGCCATGGCGGCGTTCGGCAAGCAACTGTCGGAAGTCGATATCGCGGCGGTCGTGACCTATGAACGTAACGCCTGGGGCAACAACAAAGGCGACATGGTCACGCCTAAAGACGTGCTGGCTCTGAAACAGGCGGAAAGCAAATGACTTCCTTCATTGCATATTCCCTGAACCGTCCCGCCCACTCGTTCGCAGGAGAAAGGCCATGAGCGCTGTGATCGATGACCACGGTCATGCCGGTGACCACGCTCACGGCCCCGCCAAGGGCCTGATGCGTTGGGTACTGACCACCAACCACAAAGACATCGGCACGATGTACCTGTGGTTCAGCTTCTGCATGTTCCTGCTTGGTGGCTCGTTTGCCATGGTGATCCGTGCCGAGCTGTTCCAGCCGGGTTTACAGATCGTCGAGCCGGCGTTCTTCAATCAGATGACCACCATGCACGGCCTGGTGATGGTGTTCGGTGCGGTGATGCCAGCGTTTGTCGGCCTGGCCAACTGGATGATCCCGTTGATGATCGGCGCGCCCGACATGGCCCTGCCGCGCATGAACAACTTCAGTTTCTGGCTGTTGCCGGCGGCGTTCCTGATGCTGGTTTCCACCCTGTTCATGCCCGGCGGCGGGCCGAACTTCGGCTGGACCTTCTACGCCCCGCTCTCCACCACTTACGCGCCGGAAAGCGTGACGTTCTTCATCTTCGCCATCCACTTGATGGGCATCAGTTCGATCATGGGCGCGATCAACGTCATCGCCACCATCCTCAACCTGCGCGCCCCCGGCATGACGTTGATGAAAATGCCGCTGTTCGTCTGGACCTGGCTGATCACCGCGTTCCTGCTGATCGCGGTGATGCCGGTACTGGCGGGCTGCGTGACCATGATGCTGATGGACATCCACTTCGGCACCAGCTTCTTCAGTGCCGCCGGTGGTGGTGACCCGGTGCTGTTCCAGCATGTGTTCTGGTTCTTCGGCCACCCCGAGGTGTACATCATGATCCTGCCGGCGTTCGGTGCCGTCAGCTCGATCATCCCGACCTTCTCGCGCAAGCCGCTGTTCGGCTACACCTCGATGGTGTACGCCACGGCGAGCATCGCGTTCCTGTCGTTCATCGTGTGGGCGCACCACATGTTCGTGGTGGGCATCCCGCTGGTGGGCGAGCTGTTCTTCATGTACGCCACGCTGCTGATCGCGGTGCCCACGGGCGTGAAAGTGTTCAACTGGGTCAGCACCATGTGGCAAGGCTCGCTGACCTTCGAGACGCCGATGCTGTTCGCGGTGGCCTTCGTGATTCTGTTCACCATCGGCGGTTTCTCCGGGCTGATGCTGGCCATCGCCCCGGCGGACTTCCAGTACCACGACACCTACTTCGTGGTGGCGCACTTCCATTACGTACTGGTGCCTGGGGCGATCTTCGGGATCTTCGCCTCGGCCTACTACTGGCTGCCGAAATGGACCGGCCACATGTACGACGAAACCCTGGGCAAGCTGCACTTCTGGCTGTCGTTCGTGGGGATGAACATGGCGTTCTTCCCGATGCACTTCGTAGGGCTTGCCGGCATGCCGCGTCGGGTGCCGGACTACAACCTGCAGTTCGCCGACTTCAACATGGTCTCCTCCATCGGTGCCTTCACCTTTGGCGCGACGCAGATCTTCTTCCTGTTCATCGTCATCAAGTGCATTCGTGGCGGCCCGCCTGCGCCGGCCAAGCCGTGGGATGGCGCCGAAGGGCTGGAGTGGAGCATTCCTTCGCCCGCGCCGTACCACACCTTCACCACGCCGCCGGAGGTCAAATGAACACCTCCCTATCCTGTGGGAGCTGGCTTGCCTGCGATGGCATCACTTCGGTGTACCTGAAAGACCGAGTTGCCAGCATCGCAGGCAAGCCAGCTCCCACAGAAAGGCCATTCACAGAACATTCATTCGCAGGTGGCCGCCATGCTTGAGTCCGTGCCTATCAAGCGCCTGGTCACGCGCCTGCTGATCCTGGTGGTGGCGATGTTCGCCTTCGGCTTTGCCCTGGTGCCGATCTACGACGTGATGTGCAAGGCGTTCGGCATCAATGGCAAGACCGCCGGGCAGTACGAAGGCGAGCAGGTGGTGGACCCGACGCGGCAGGTGCGGGTGCAGTTCCTGTCCACCAATGCCATCGATATGGTCTGGGAATTCCACTCCAAGGCCGACGAGGTGGTGGTCAATCCCGGCGCAGTCACCGAGATGCTGTTCGTGGCCTACAACCCCACCGACAAGGCGATGACCGCCCAGGCGGTGCCGAGCATTTCGCCGGCCGAGGCGGCGATGTACTTCCACAAGACCGAGTGTTTTTGCTTCACCCAGCAAGTGCTACAGCCAGGTCAGCGCATAGAGATGCCGGTGCGCTTCATTGTCGACCGCGACATGCCGAAGGATGTGAAGCATTTGACCCTGGCGTACACGCTGTTCGATATCACCGCGCGCCAACCGCCCGTGGCTGTCCATACCGGCGGCTAGGCGTTGCTTGCGGGCTCGATTAGGAGAACGAATACATGTCGACTCATGATACGTACTACGTACCAGCACAGAGCAAATGGCCAATAATTGCCACGCTGGGCATGCTGATTACGGTGGTCGGGCTGGCTACCTGGTTTAACGATTTGAAGGCCGCGCGCCCGGAATCCCACGGCCCGCTGATCTTTTTCGTCGGGGGCCTGCTGCTGGCCTACATGATGTTTGGCTGGTTCGGCGCGGTGATCAAGGAAAGCCGCGCCGGTTTGTACAGTTCACAGATGGACCGCTCCTTTCGCTGGGGCATGACCTGGTTCATCTTTTCCGAAGTGATGTTCTTCATCGCTTTTTTCGGTGCGCTGTTTTATGTGCGGCACATGTCGGCGCCGTGGTTGGCGGGCGAAGGCCACAAGGGCATCGCGCACATGCTGTGGCCGAACTTCGAATTCGCCTGGCCGCTGCTGAACAATCCGGACCCGAAAATGTTTCCGGCGCCCAAGGGCACCATCAGCCCCTGGGGCTTGCCGCTGATCAACACGATCTTGCTGGTCAGTTCCAGCGTGACCATCACCATCGCCCACCACGCCTTGCGCAAAGGCCATCGCGGCGCGCTGAAGATCTGGCTGGCGATCACCGTGTTGCTGGGTTGGGCGTTTCTCGGGTTTCAGGCCGAGGAATACATCCATGCCTATAAGGAGTTGGGCCTGACCCTGGGTTCTGGCGTGTACGGCGCGACCTTCTTCATGCTCACCGGCTTCCACGGTGCCCACGTGACCATCGGCACGATCATTTTGTTTGTGATGCTGATGCGCATCCTGAAGGGGCATTTCAACAACGAACACCAGTTCGGGTTCGAGGCGGCCAGTTGGTATTGGCACTTTGTGGACGTGGTGTGGATCGGGCTGTTTTTCTTCGTTTACGTGCTTTGAGGTGTTTCACCAGGGCGCATGAGATACCAGTTGGCCGCTGAAGAAACCCCAGGTGATCAACCCCAGGGTGATCACGGCCAGCACCACACGCACGGTCAAGGCAGTGACGAGGCGGTTGGAGTTGCCCTCGTCCTTGACCAGGAAGAACAAGCCACTGAACAGGCTCACGACGGTAGCAATCAGCATCAGGGCAATGGCTGCTTTGAGCATGGTGGGCTCCGGGGCTCTTTTTTGGAGGGGGCGAGCAATGAGATTCAGTATAGCCAGCGCAGCACCGACCTCTGCGGCAATGCCATGAAACCCTTCCGCCCCGGTATTGCGCCGACGCTGGTGGTACTCGTGCTGCTGCCGTTACTGGTATTTCTCGGCTTTTGGCAGCTGTCTCGCGGTCACGAAAAACAGGCGCTGCTGGACACTTACGCCGAGCGCCGCGCTGCCGAGCCCATGAGCAGTACGCAACTGCAGGCCACCGAAGATCCGGCGTTCCGTCGTGTGCATTTGCGCGGGCAGTTCGATGCCGAGCACAGCGTGTTGCTGGATAACCGCTTTCGCGACGGCAAGGTCGGTGTGGAGCTACTGCAACCTTTCCATGATCAGGCCAGCGGCGAGTGGCTGTTGCTCAATCGTGGCTGGCTGCCCTGGCCGGACCGCCGTGCACCGCCGGTTTTCACCACTCCCGAACAACTGTTGAATCTCGATGCCTGGGTCTATGTGGCGCCTGGCGAGACCTTCCAGTTGCATGCCGATCCGGCGGGCGCACAGTGGCCACGATTGTTGACCGCGCTGCATCCCGCAGCGCTGTGGACCGAGTTGGGCCGCAGCGGATTCGCCTATGAAGTGCGGGCTGAAGCGGGCCCTGGCACTTTCGAAACCAACTGGCCCGTGGTCGCCATGGGCCCGGAAAAACACCTGGGCTATGCCGTGCAGTGGTTCGCCATGGCGGTGGCGCTGTTCGGCCTTTACCTCTACCTCGGATGGCACAACACAAAAAAGGAGAAGCGCCATGGGAGCGGCCATGAATCCACTCAACATGTCTGACACGCCGGCAGCGCCCAATCGGCGCAAGGGCCGCTGGCAACTGATCCTGATCCTGCTGATGGTGGTCGGCCCGATGGTGCTCGCCACCTTTATGTACAAATTGCAGTTCTGGGTGCCGGACAGCCGCAGCTACCACGGCGAGATGATCGGCAATGGCCAGACCCGTGCCGACATTGGCGTGCAGGCTGACGAAGACCGCTGGCAACTGCTGGTCACCGCGCCCACCGCCTGCGCCGCCGACTGCCAGCAACTGGTGTACCTCGCACGCCAACTCCAGATCGGCCTGGGCCGTGATGCCTCCCGCGCCAGCCACGCCCTGGCCAGTGCGCAGCCGGTCAGCACCGCGTATGACGCCAAACTCAAGGCCGAATACCCGCAACTGCAACGCTATTCCCTGGACCTGTCGACCTTCAACAAAGACGCCGCCGCCCAAGGCAGCGGCGATGCCCAGC from Pseudomonas sp. NC02 encodes:
- a CDS encoding SulP family inorganic anion transporter, giving the protein MRAAQLKAVLPRELLASVVVFLVALPLCMGIAIASGMPPAKGLITGIIGGLVVGWLAGSPLQVSGPAAGLAVLVFELVRQHGMAMLGPILLLAGFLQLVAGRLRLGCWFRVTAPAVVYGMLAGIGVLIVLSQVHVMLDGVPKPSGLDNLAGFPAALIQAIPTLGGGLGWQAGLLGLSTIMVMWLWDKFRPQKLRFVPGALLGVGLATATSLVLALQVKRVEVPENLADAIDWLRPSDLLNLADPNLLIAAFAVAFIASAETLLSAAAVDRMHSGQRSDFDKELSAQGVGNMLCGLVGALPMTGVIVRSSANVQAGATTRLSAMFHGLWLLAFVLLLSSVLQSIPVASLAGVLVYTGIKLVDMKAFRGLARYGRMPMFTYAATALAIIFTDLLTGVLVGFGLTLVKLAFKASRLKISLIDLPQEGEMELRLTGAGTFLKVPALTQVLSTVPAGTTLHVPLSNLSYIDHSCLELLEEWGRANAAKGSKLMIEARGLKRRLEGRVRTTTGIGSAPSVG
- the coxB gene encoding cytochrome c oxidase subunit II, with protein sequence MTRHPHVWMGLLLWSVFGQAQAAWTTNMAPGATEVSHAVFDLHMTIFWICVAIGIVVFGAMFWSMIVHRRSTGQVAAKFHESTTVEILWTVVPLLILVAMAIPATKTLINIYDSTESDIDIQVTGYQWKWHYKYLGQDVEFFSNLATPAEQIHNQAVKGEHYLLEVDQPLVLPVGAKVRFLVTAADVIHSWWVPAFAVKRDAIPGFVNEAWTRIEKPGIYRGQCAELCGKDHGFMPIVVEVKSKADYDTWLGERKEEAAKLKELTSKEWTLDELVARGDKIYHTTCVACHQAEGQGLPPMFPALKGSPIATGPKEDHLHRVYFGKPGTAMAAFGKQLSEVDIAAVVTYERNAWGNNKGDMVTPKDVLALKQAESK
- the ctaD gene encoding cytochrome c oxidase subunit I codes for the protein MSAVIDDHGHAGDHAHGPAKGLMRWVLTTNHKDIGTMYLWFSFCMFLLGGSFAMVIRAELFQPGLQIVEPAFFNQMTTMHGLVMVFGAVMPAFVGLANWMIPLMIGAPDMALPRMNNFSFWLLPAAFLMLVSTLFMPGGGPNFGWTFYAPLSTTYAPESVTFFIFAIHLMGISSIMGAINVIATILNLRAPGMTLMKMPLFVWTWLITAFLLIAVMPVLAGCVTMMLMDIHFGTSFFSAAGGGDPVLFQHVFWFFGHPEVYIMILPAFGAVSSIIPTFSRKPLFGYTSMVYATASIAFLSFIVWAHHMFVVGIPLVGELFFMYATLLIAVPTGVKVFNWVSTMWQGSLTFETPMLFAVAFVILFTIGGFSGLMLAIAPADFQYHDTYFVVAHFHYVLVPGAIFGIFASAYYWLPKWTGHMYDETLGKLHFWLSFVGMNMAFFPMHFVGLAGMPRRVPDYNLQFADFNMVSSIGAFTFGATQIFFLFIVIKCIRGGPPAPAKPWDGAEGLEWSIPSPAPYHTFTTPPEVK
- a CDS encoding cytochrome c oxidase assembly protein, yielding MLESVPIKRLVTRLLILVVAMFAFGFALVPIYDVMCKAFGINGKTAGQYEGEQVVDPTRQVRVQFLSTNAIDMVWEFHSKADEVVVNPGAVTEMLFVAYNPTDKAMTAQAVPSISPAEAAMYFHKTECFCFTQQVLQPGQRIEMPVRFIVDRDMPKDVKHLTLAYTLFDITARQPPVAVHTGG
- a CDS encoding cytochrome c oxidase subunit 3, with product MSTHDTYYVPAQSKWPIIATLGMLITVVGLATWFNDLKAARPESHGPLIFFVGGLLLAYMMFGWFGAVIKESRAGLYSSQMDRSFRWGMTWFIFSEVMFFIAFFGALFYVRHMSAPWLAGEGHKGIAHMLWPNFEFAWPLLNNPDPKMFPAPKGTISPWGLPLINTILLVSSSVTITIAHHALRKGHRGALKIWLAITVLLGWAFLGFQAEEYIHAYKELGLTLGSGVYGATFFMLTGFHGAHVTIGTIILFVMLMRILKGHFNNEHQFGFEAASWYWHFVDVVWIGLFFFVYVL